One genomic segment of Candidatus Eisenbacteria bacterium includes these proteins:
- a CDS encoding ATP-binding protein has protein sequence MRVPAAGRSLDTGNAALHHAVMIEENSDAETRLASIVGSAMDAIITVDDDQRVIVFNAAAEKTFGIHAAEAIGQPLDRFIPERFRAAHGEQVRQFGVSGTTRRSIGRLIPLSGLRANGEEFPMEASISQVEVHGRKLFTVILRDITEKRLAEAQLLRAQRLESVGTLAGGLAHDLNNILAPIMVSVRLLERKLANDPEGLECVAMLGSLTERAANIVRQVLSFARGIEGDRVPTPVKHIIREVCEILRETLPRNIRLRQEVPSDLWLAHIDATQIHQVLMNLAVNARDAMTGGGALTFTARNVALDPNRAPIPLEARPGHYLSIAVADTGTGIAAEHMDRIFDPFFTTKPQGEGTGLGLSTSLGIIRGHGGFIDVDSETGKGTRFTIYLPAVPPDPAADSLHAIEGRAASLPSGNGELVMVVDDEPGIREMTGRALATFGYRVMTAEDGPSAVKQLGHHRGEVAAVVLDMTMPLMDGLAAARALKRMDPGLRLIASSGLADKRRLADTKGIAFSGFLPKPYSVDDLLGVLAQALKEN, from the coding sequence ATGCGGGTCCCGGCTGCGGGTCGTTCGCTAGACACGGGCAACGCCGCGCTCCATCATGCCGTCATGATCGAGGAGAACTCCGATGCCGAAACCCGCCTGGCCAGCATCGTGGGCTCGGCGATGGATGCCATCATCACGGTCGACGACGACCAGCGCGTCATCGTGTTCAATGCGGCTGCCGAGAAGACCTTCGGGATCCACGCCGCCGAAGCGATCGGGCAGCCTCTCGATCGATTCATTCCGGAGCGCTTCCGCGCGGCTCACGGCGAGCAGGTCAGGCAATTCGGAGTGAGCGGCACCACCCGGCGTTCGATCGGCCGGCTCATCCCGTTGTCCGGTCTGCGCGCGAACGGCGAGGAGTTTCCGATGGAAGCCTCGATCTCGCAGGTCGAGGTTCACGGACGGAAGCTCTTCACCGTCATCCTCCGCGACATCACCGAAAAGCGGCTTGCGGAGGCGCAGCTGTTACGCGCGCAACGACTCGAGAGCGTTGGGACCCTGGCGGGGGGCCTCGCCCACGATCTCAACAACATCCTCGCCCCGATCATGGTCTCGGTGCGACTGCTGGAACGAAAGCTGGCCAACGACCCGGAAGGTCTCGAATGTGTGGCGATGCTGGGAAGCCTCACCGAACGGGCAGCCAACATCGTCCGGCAGGTGCTCTCGTTCGCCCGTGGTATCGAGGGAGATCGCGTCCCCACACCGGTGAAGCACATCATTCGCGAGGTCTGCGAGATCCTGCGTGAAACATTGCCCCGCAATATTCGGTTGCGGCAAGAAGTGCCATCCGACCTGTGGCTGGCACACATTGACGCGACCCAGATTCACCAGGTCCTCATGAATCTCGCAGTGAATGCCCGGGATGCCATGACCGGCGGCGGAGCGCTCACGTTCACGGCCCGAAACGTCGCGCTCGATCCAAACCGGGCGCCGATCCCGCTGGAAGCACGTCCCGGCCATTACCTCTCGATCGCCGTCGCGGACACCGGAACCGGAATCGCGGCCGAGCACATGGATCGGATCTTCGACCCCTTCTTCACGACGAAGCCGCAGGGCGAGGGCACCGGCCTCGGCCTGTCGACCTCGCTCGGGATCATCCGGGGGCACGGGGGTTTCATCGACGTCGACAGCGAAACTGGCAAGGGCACTCGCTTCACGATCTACCTGCCGGCCGTTCCTCCCGATCCGGCCGCGGACTCACTTCACGCGATAGAGGGACGCGCCGCGTCCTTGCCATCGGGGAACGGCGAGTTGGTGATGGTCGTGGACGATGAGCCGGGCATCCGGGAAATGACCGGCCGTGCCCTGGCCACCTTCGGCTATCGGGTGATGACCGCCGAAGACGGGCCCAGCGCGGTCAAGCAGCTCGGGCATCATCGCGGAGAAGTCGCGGCGGTGGTGCTCGACATGACGATGCCTCTCATGGACGGCCTGGCGGCCGCGCGGGCCCTGAAGCGGATGGATCCGGGCTTGCGGCTGATCGCGAGCAGTGGGCTGGCGGATAAACGCCGACTCGCCGACACGAAAGGCATTGCGTTCTCCGGTTTCCTGCCCAAGCCGTATAGCGTCGACGATCTCCTCGGGGTCCTGGCCCAAGCGCTGAAGGAAAATTAG
- a CDS encoding Hsp20/alpha crystallin family protein, giving the protein MKALVPDNRLATFRKEMDRFFDRLWDGDDMPVGAWTPDIDIAETPEALTVKAEIPGIEPRDMQVVLENGVLVLRGEKRQVTEEKEERLYRNERHYGSFVRSLRLPANVDASRVSAMFKNGVLTVVMPKTAEARGKSIPIKTE; this is encoded by the coding sequence ATGAAAGCGCTGGTTCCGGATAACAGGCTGGCCACGTTCCGCAAGGAAATGGATCGGTTCTTCGATCGGCTGTGGGACGGCGACGACATGCCCGTCGGGGCGTGGACTCCGGATATCGACATCGCGGAGACCCCGGAAGCCTTGACCGTGAAGGCCGAGATCCCGGGGATCGAGCCCAGGGACATGCAGGTCGTGCTGGAGAACGGCGTGCTCGTCTTGCGGGGTGAGAAACGGCAGGTGACCGAGGAGAAAGAAGAGCGGCTGTATCGGAACGAACGGCACTACGGATCATTCGTCCGTAGCCTCCGGCTCCCGGCGAACGTCGACGCATCGAGGGTCTCGGCCATGTTCAAGAATGGCGTGCTGACCGTGGTGATGCCGAAGACTGCCGAAGCCAGGGGGAAGTCGATCCCGATCAAGACCGAGTAA
- a CDS encoding AarF/ABC1/UbiB kinase family protein, with amino-acid sequence MPVRSWFTDPDLVSRSRDVARILTRHGLGAFVDHAGFGRFASRWWHARDRSISPPERLRVALSELGVTFIKLGQMASTRADLVPPEYIAELAKLQDAAPRVPFPHVERTIREDFGQSLESLFQSFDREPLATASIGQVHAARLPDGTSVVVKVRRPDVIEEVERDLEILDRLTLWAQTHTRFGSDYELMPVVSEFAYTLRNELDYVREGRNAERLGNAFADDPTIWIPRVHWSHTTERVLTLDRVTGIKVTDVDRIEALKIPRRTIAQNAARMFLREVLELGFFHADPHPGNFFVQPDGAIAVVDFGMVGRVSEGVRDHLLRGGFAMLDQDPESLAEELFALGVAGRNADKAAFIHDLDHLMSRYHGRSIRELSAAAVTRELSEIAFRHRLQLPGELALLLRVVSMSEGLGLMLDPGFQYFEFASPIFRKHWEASRSPAAGVVRLGRAAAEAAELGLGFPRRAGRLLGRLERGELELNVKHEGLTKFAQELQGMTNRLALAMILAASVVALGVALGFRRSDGLASHLWWLFALGFLFSLLFGVWVVGSIWRSRRR; translated from the coding sequence ATGCCCGTCCGATCATGGTTCACCGACCCGGATCTCGTTTCGCGGTCGCGTGACGTCGCCCGGATTCTGACCCGACACGGGCTGGGCGCGTTCGTCGATCACGCCGGTTTCGGGCGCTTCGCCTCGCGTTGGTGGCACGCTCGGGATCGCAGCATCAGCCCGCCCGAGCGGCTGCGGGTTGCCCTCAGCGAGCTCGGGGTCACCTTCATCAAGCTCGGACAGATGGCGAGCACGCGCGCCGACCTCGTTCCACCTGAATACATCGCGGAGCTGGCCAAGCTCCAGGACGCCGCACCGCGCGTCCCCTTCCCGCACGTGGAGCGCACCATCCGGGAGGACTTCGGGCAATCGCTCGAGAGCCTCTTTCAGAGTTTCGACCGCGAACCCTTGGCGACGGCTTCGATCGGCCAGGTGCATGCCGCGCGGCTCCCCGATGGGACATCGGTGGTGGTCAAGGTGCGCCGGCCGGACGTCATCGAGGAAGTCGAGCGAGACCTCGAGATCCTCGACCGGCTGACGCTGTGGGCCCAGACCCATACGCGGTTCGGCAGCGACTACGAGCTGATGCCGGTGGTGTCGGAGTTTGCTTACACGCTGCGTAACGAGCTGGACTACGTGCGCGAAGGCCGCAATGCCGAACGGCTGGGCAACGCGTTCGCGGACGATCCGACCATCTGGATCCCGCGGGTCCACTGGAGCCATACGACCGAACGCGTCTTGACTCTCGACCGTGTGACGGGCATCAAGGTGACCGACGTCGATCGTATCGAAGCGCTCAAGATCCCTCGCCGCACCATCGCCCAGAATGCCGCCCGCATGTTCCTGAGAGAGGTCCTGGAGCTGGGGTTCTTCCACGCGGACCCTCACCCGGGCAACTTCTTCGTCCAGCCCGACGGAGCGATCGCGGTCGTCGATTTCGGCATGGTAGGCCGTGTCAGCGAAGGGGTTCGGGACCACCTGCTGCGCGGGGGATTCGCCATGCTCGACCAGGATCCCGAATCGCTGGCCGAGGAGTTGTTCGCGCTCGGTGTGGCGGGGCGAAACGCCGACAAAGCGGCGTTCATTCACGATCTCGATCATCTGATGAGCCGCTATCACGGCCGGTCGATCCGGGAGCTGAGCGCGGCCGCCGTGACCCGTGAACTGAGCGAGATCGCCTTCAGGCACCGCCTCCAGCTTCCGGGAGAGCTGGCGCTGCTCCTTCGAGTCGTGAGCATGAGCGAAGGACTGGGGCTCATGCTCGACCCTGGGTTCCAGTACTTCGAGTTCGCGAGCCCGATCTTCCGCAAGCACTGGGAAGCCTCGCGTTCGCCGGCCGCCGGCGTCGTGCGTCTGGGACGGGCCGCGGCCGAAGCCGCCGAACTGGGTCTCGGGTTTCCGCGGCGAGCGGGTCGCCTCCTCGGCCGGCTGGAACGAGGCGAGCTGGAGCTGAACGTGAAGCACGAGGGGCTCACGAAGTTCGCCCAGGAACTGCAGGGCATGACCAACCGATTGGCGCTGGCCATGATCCTCGCGGCTTCAGTGGTGGCTCTCGGCGTGGCGCTCGGGTTCCGCAGAAGCGACGGGCTCGCTTCGCATCTGTGGTGGCTCTTCGCGCTCGGCTTCCTGTTTTCGCTGCTCTTCGGCGTCTGGGTGGTCGGCAGCATCTGGCGTTCGCGGCGACGCTGA
- a CDS encoding 1-acyl-sn-glycerol-3-phosphate acyltransferase, producing MRTSRTSLALAGTGAEAVRPRQNVSPADSWSRRAVAGLLFSAMPWLMRLASAVSFRSIQVRGAERFPKRGPVLLVANHPATWTDVLVLHVALGRKLHFLAQEPLFRPTVRAWLLRLYGALPVSSSGNAAERGVRNERTLKRCRRLLERGEVIAIFPEGVSEVDRSILAFKPGAARIALDSCGSVRPLPVVPTGIHYVDRTAFRTHVVVSIGHPVRLPIPPESEHIEGWIAATTARLEDAVTRLILDLPDPRIRAAVEELAPLISCKPSSDPAGFRRSRCVARWLLMLRGARPADFASTLRHARRHRKLREALALEPLDVSDRSWVHQAGLVLSLVAGAPPALIGLILNGPPALLAEHVARRFDPTRVALARIAAGAALFGLWYAVIVAGAAVVGRSLWVVLATLFATLALAGCAVVWSDAWHDAHARFRWVQSWRSPRLMAQLRAERAALLSVLEQTPAGRARSKAGETAG from the coding sequence ATGCGCACTTCCCGAACCTCCCTGGCCTTGGCGGGCACGGGAGCGGAGGCCGTCCGGCCCCGACAGAACGTCAGTCCGGCTGACAGCTGGTCACGTCGGGCGGTGGCTGGGTTGTTGTTCTCGGCGATGCCCTGGCTGATGCGGCTCGCGTCCGCGGTGAGCTTCAGGAGTATCCAGGTGCGGGGCGCCGAGCGGTTTCCGAAGCGGGGACCCGTTCTCCTGGTCGCCAATCATCCGGCGACCTGGACCGATGTGCTGGTCCTGCACGTGGCGCTGGGGCGCAAACTCCACTTCCTGGCGCAGGAGCCGCTGTTCCGGCCGACCGTTCGCGCCTGGCTCCTGCGACTATACGGCGCGCTTCCGGTGTCCAGTTCCGGAAACGCGGCCGAGCGGGGAGTCCGCAACGAGAGAACGCTGAAGCGCTGTCGAAGGCTGCTGGAACGAGGAGAGGTCATCGCCATCTTCCCCGAAGGCGTCAGCGAGGTGGACCGCTCGATCCTGGCGTTCAAGCCGGGAGCAGCGCGCATCGCCCTCGACAGCTGCGGCAGCGTACGCCCCCTGCCGGTCGTTCCGACAGGCATTCACTACGTGGACCGCACCGCGTTCCGGACGCACGTCGTGGTCAGCATCGGTCATCCGGTTCGGCTACCCATCCCGCCCGAGTCGGAGCACATCGAAGGCTGGATCGCGGCTACGACGGCGCGACTGGAAGATGCGGTGACCAGGCTGATCCTCGATCTGCCGGATCCGAGGATTCGCGCCGCGGTGGAGGAACTCGCGCCGCTGATCTCCTGTAAGCCCTCGAGCGACCCTGCGGGCTTCCGGCGCTCGCGGTGCGTCGCGCGATGGCTCTTGATGCTGCGGGGAGCCCGGCCGGCCGACTTCGCCAGCACGCTGCGCCACGCGCGGCGCCATCGGAAGTTGCGCGAGGCGCTTGCTCTCGAGCCGCTGGACGTGAGCGATCGATCGTGGGTGCACCAGGCTGGCCTGGTGCTCTCCCTGGTCGCGGGAGCGCCGCCGGCGCTGATCGGTCTGATCCTCAACGGCCCTCCGGCACTGCTCGCGGAGCACGTCGCGCGCCGCTTCGACCCGACCCGTGTGGCGCTGGCCCGGATCGCCGCCGGAGCCGCGCTGTTTGGATTGTGGTATGCAGTGATCGTCGCAGGGGCTGCAGTCGTCGGGCGCTCCCTCTGGGTCGTACTCGCGACTCTGTTCGCGACCCTGGCGTTGGCCGGTTGCGCCGTGGTCTGGAGCGATGCGTGGCATGACGCGCATGCGCGCTTTCGCTGGGTGCAGTCGTGGCGAAGCCCTCGGCTCATGGCGCAGCTCCGGGCGGAGCGCGCGGCGCTGTTGAGCGTGTTGGAGCAGACGCCCGCAGGTCGGGCGCGGAGCAAGGCTGGGGAGACCGCGGGGTGA
- a CDS encoding polysaccharide deacetylase family protein encodes MSLLHTHRFSSWVRGHLVCRVEDVPDRFALTFDDGPSAEATSKILDRLAAHGATATFFVLAGNVRRHPELIRRAIAEGHEIGLHGDRHWPLPLLLPAGIRGEIERCAAAVAEASGVRPLHYRPPFGFMMPGQSWFVRRLGFISVLGDVYPEDAHNPGVDRIARRVLTRLTAGSILILHDGSPLPGADRRQTVAALEAILDETMARGLKAVSVNELLNPLPSAGTRSARPGHVVPADPPAARHPRTAVLPGGD; translated from the coding sequence GTGAGTCTGCTCCATACCCATCGCTTCTCGAGCTGGGTGCGCGGCCATCTGGTGTGCCGTGTCGAGGACGTGCCCGATCGATTCGCGCTCACCTTCGACGATGGTCCAAGTGCCGAAGCAACTTCGAAGATTCTCGACCGGCTCGCCGCGCACGGCGCGACGGCCACGTTCTTCGTTCTCGCCGGCAACGTGCGTCGCCACCCCGAGCTGATCCGGCGGGCGATCGCCGAGGGCCACGAGATCGGCCTCCACGGCGACCGACACTGGCCGCTGCCGCTGCTGCTGCCGGCCGGGATCCGAGGCGAGATCGAGCGTTGCGCCGCCGCCGTGGCCGAGGCCTCGGGCGTGAGGCCGCTCCACTACCGCCCTCCCTTCGGGTTCATGATGCCCGGGCAATCCTGGTTCGTGCGCCGTCTCGGGTTCATCTCGGTGCTCGGCGACGTCTACCCGGAGGACGCACACAATCCAGGGGTCGACCGGATCGCTCGCCGCGTCCTCACGCGGCTCACCGCCGGGTCGATCCTCATCCTCCACGACGGCAGCCCTCTCCCGGGGGCGGACCGTCGCCAGACCGTGGCGGCCCTCGAGGCCATTCTCGATGAGACCATGGCGAGAGGACTGAAGGCTGTGAGCGTGAACGAGCTGCTGAACCCTCTTCCATCAGCGGGAACCCGATCCGCGCGGCCCGGACACGTTGTACCCGCTGATCCTCCGGCGGCGCGCCATCCCCGGACCGCTGTCCTTCCCGGCGGCGATTAG
- a CDS encoding DUF6448 family protein, translated as MNIRLRSIRTLISWCFLLALALRALPASAHCDGLDGPVVSAARRALEAGDVKAALIWVREPDEAEIRQAFSRAIEVRRLGSQAKELADLYFFETLVRVHRAGEGAPFTGLKPAGRDLGPAIPAADRALATGDPKPVSVLLGDAMNAGVSSHFKRLLEGKRHAGDSVEAGRRYVSAYVEFVHYVEDLHRAATSAAQGHMEEADQGPAHGH; from the coding sequence ATGAATATCCGACTGCGTTCGATCCGCACCTTGATCTCGTGGTGTTTCCTCTTGGCTTTGGCGCTCAGAGCTCTTCCTGCTTCGGCTCACTGCGACGGTCTCGATGGTCCCGTCGTCAGCGCGGCACGGCGCGCGCTCGAGGCCGGCGACGTGAAGGCGGCGCTGATCTGGGTCCGTGAACCGGATGAGGCGGAGATCAGGCAGGCGTTCTCACGCGCGATCGAGGTGCGCCGTCTCGGCTCCCAGGCGAAGGAGCTTGCTGACCTTTACTTCTTCGAAACGCTGGTACGCGTCCATCGTGCCGGGGAGGGAGCGCCGTTCACGGGCTTGAAGCCAGCCGGCCGCGATCTCGGTCCCGCGATCCCGGCTGCAGATCGCGCACTGGCTACTGGGGATCCCAAACCAGTCTCCGTTCTCCTCGGCGATGCGATGAATGCCGGGGTCTCGTCGCACTTCAAACGGTTGCTCGAAGGAAAGCGCCACGCGGGAGACAGCGTCGAGGCGGGACGGCGTTACGTCTCCGCCTACGTCGAGTTCGTGCACTACGTGGAGGATCTCCATCGTGCGGCCACCAGCGCCGCGCAAGGCCACATGGAGGAAGCGGATCAAGGACCTGCTCACGGGCATTGA
- a CDS encoding universal stress protein → MLVFLAMLAGPALASLGLTAVFDRARGLRGLAESLIRRRIGQRWLTAVAFTPAVLLTILGALSLASPSFRPSLSGSSLWMGLAMALIGGFGAGLFEELGWTGFATPRLLAHFEWWRTGIVLGVLWGLWHVLPDFWGGSHYGTLWPLHMFEWILALTAYRVLMTWAYRCTGSLLLAMMLHASFTGAQILLWPPGASMGAELLWYGLLVAALWLAVAWVLMHERAQERRASSAEQTRHRRARRSGVAVDRPDGLRPRRDQIPSPDRNHPRGFRRHAHPAIMQPVRSPIRQAAHDAATQRHSKEGSESMKILVGVDDSAHSKAALEYIKTTKWPAGTRFMVLSAASEAVAYSLVDAGGISWMQAADQDTIRQAEELTSRVERELRDAGLATEARVFRGDPRQGLVEEARSWGADLMVVGSHGRTGLGKLIMGSVASHVVSHSPCSVLVVKPSSGTSDGR, encoded by the coding sequence ATGCTCGTCTTCCTCGCGATGCTGGCAGGCCCCGCACTCGCATCACTCGGCCTCACGGCAGTCTTCGACCGAGCGCGTGGGCTGCGCGGCCTGGCTGAGAGCCTGATTCGCCGGCGAATCGGACAGCGCTGGCTCACTGCGGTCGCGTTCACGCCCGCGGTCCTCCTCACCATCCTCGGAGCGCTCTCGCTCGCGTCACCGAGCTTCCGGCCCTCGCTCAGCGGCTCGTCGCTGTGGATGGGCCTGGCGATGGCGCTCATCGGAGGATTCGGAGCCGGCTTGTTCGAGGAGCTCGGGTGGACGGGCTTCGCGACGCCCCGGCTGCTGGCGCACTTCGAGTGGTGGCGCACTGGGATCGTCCTGGGCGTCCTATGGGGTCTTTGGCACGTGCTTCCCGACTTCTGGGGCGGCTCGCACTACGGCACGCTGTGGCCGCTGCACATGTTCGAGTGGATTCTGGCGCTCACCGCTTACCGCGTCCTCATGACCTGGGCTTACCGGTGCACAGGCAGTCTGCTACTGGCCATGATGCTGCACGCGAGCTTCACCGGCGCTCAGATCCTGCTTTGGCCGCCGGGCGCCTCGATGGGCGCCGAGCTGCTGTGGTACGGCCTCCTCGTGGCGGCTCTGTGGCTCGCGGTCGCCTGGGTACTGATGCACGAACGCGCGCAGGAGCGCAGGGCCTCGAGCGCCGAACAAACCCGCCATCGACGCGCCCGTCGATCGGGTGTGGCCGTGGATCGCCCAGATGGGCTCAGACCGCGGCGGGACCAAATCCCGTCTCCGGATCGGAACCATCCTCGGGGGTTTCGCCGCCATGCCCATCCTGCGATCATGCAGCCCGTTCGCTCGCCAATCCGACAGGCGGCGCACGACGCGGCGACGCAGAGGCACTCGAAGGAAGGAAGTGAATCCATGAAGATCCTGGTGGGTGTCGACGATTCCGCTCACTCGAAAGCGGCTCTGGAATACATCAAGACCACGAAGTGGCCGGCCGGCACGAGATTCATGGTGCTCTCCGCCGCCTCCGAGGCCGTCGCGTACAGCCTGGTCGATGCCGGAGGGATTTCCTGGATGCAGGCCGCCGACCAGGACACGATCCGTCAGGCGGAGGAGCTGACGTCGCGCGTGGAGCGCGAGCTTCGAGACGCGGGACTGGCGACGGAAGCGCGTGTCTTCCGCGGCGACCCGCGCCAGGGGTTGGTCGAAGAGGCCCGAAGCTGGGGGGCGGATCTGATGGTGGTGGGCTCGCACGGCCGCACAGGCCTCGGCAAGCTCATCATGGGGAGCGTGGCCAGCCATGTGGTCAGCCACTCACCCTGCAGCGTCCTCGTCGTGAAGCCGAGCAGCGGTACGTCCGATGGTCGATAA